One genomic region from Candidatus Mesenet endosymbiont of Agriotes lineatus encodes:
- a CDS encoding TrbG/VirB9 family P-type conjugative transfer protein, with translation MITPLFIFSILFSDYGLAEQAVRSIATNDHIKVMSYNPQSIHEYIGFYGYQSSILFEEGESIGTISMGDSTGWQLNPESNRLFIKPIEDNADTNATIITNKRVYHFELHAEEAKGLDDPRLAYEVRFVYSSNEGNISLGDSNKDVIIPANQTVIPDLSDPEVVGQGLNFNYSVAHSRGSQAIVPLKVFDDGKFTYLQFSSTNTDLPSIFLVDYEGYESLINFRVVDDYVIIERVSAVFTLRHGAATACLFNEQMSHYFKNGSKKFRKRVY, from the coding sequence ATTATCACGCCACTATTTATTTTTTCTATACTTTTTAGTGATTATGGACTAGCAGAGCAAGCAGTACGATCAATAGCTACTAACGATCACATTAAAGTGATGAGCTATAATCCTCAGTCAATACATGAATATATTGGTTTTTATGGATATCAATCTAGTATTCTTTTTGAAGAAGGAGAAAGTATTGGTACCATTTCAATGGGTGATTCAACTGGTTGGCAACTTAATCCTGAGAGTAATAGATTATTTATAAAGCCTATAGAAGATAATGCTGATACTAATGCAACGATTATCACTAATAAAAGAGTATATCATTTTGAACTTCATGCAGAAGAAGCAAAAGGACTAGATGATCCTAGGCTTGCCTATGAAGTTAGATTTGTTTATTCATCAAATGAGGGAAATATATCTTTAGGTGACTCAAACAAAGACGTAATTATTCCAGCTAATCAAACAGTTATCCCAGATTTAAGCGATCCTGAAGTTGTAGGACAAGGACTTAATTTTAACTACTCTGTTGCTCATAGTAGAGGTAGTCAAGCAATAGTTCCATTAAAGGTATTTGATGATGGAAAATTTACTTATTTGCAGTTCAGTAGTACTAACACTGACTTACCATCTATATTTTTAGTTGATTACGAAGGATATGAGTCATTAATAAATTTTCGCGTAGTAGATGATTACGTTATTATTGAAAGAGTTAGTGCTGTCTTTACTTTAAGACACGGAGCAGCGACTGCTTGTTTATTTAATGAACAAATGTCTCATTATTTTAAAAATGGTAGCAAAAAGTTTAGGAAAAGAGTATATTAA
- a CDS encoding helix-turn-helix domain-containing protein, which translates to MKKILVQKIKEIIEKEGWNQTKAALLLNIDQPKISQIKHSKTQGFSLERLLSFLTKLHFGIDLAKLHYEIELTPNEIKLVINKNID; encoded by the coding sequence ATGAAAAAGATTTTAGTGCAAAAAATAAAGGAGATTATTGAAAAAGAAGGATGGAACCAAACAAAAGCGGCCTTACTTTTAAACATTGATCAACCAAAAATTTCTCAAATAAAACATAGCAAAACTCAAGGCTTTTCTCTTGAACGTTTATTATCATTTTTAACTAAATTGCATTTTGGAATAGATTTAGCTAAATTGCATTATGAAATAGAATTAACCCCAAATGAAATAAAATTAGTAATAAATAAAAATATAGACTAA
- the rpoZ gene encoding DNA-directed RNA polymerase subunit omega — protein sequence MADVIIEKCLSHINNRFKLVVLASQRVHCLNIGAEPVITCTKSKNTTIALNEIASDKLDYHTLFNLAVNRCKKSIEATIGSNKKSLDEFNDGIEKTDFFGNEELSDQEDNLNNDQDLLCEDDINIEDGLNL from the coding sequence ATGGCTGATGTTATAATTGAAAAATGCTTGTCTCATATTAATAATCGTTTTAAGTTAGTTGTTTTAGCAAGTCAAAGGGTTCACTGTCTTAATATAGGTGCTGAGCCTGTAATTACATGTACAAAAAGTAAAAATACAACAATTGCTTTAAATGAAATAGCAAGTGATAAACTAGACTATCATACACTGTTTAATCTTGCAGTTAACAGGTGTAAAAAATCTATTGAAGCTACTATTGGTAGTAACAAAAAAAGTTTAGATGAATTTAATGATGGTATAGAAAAAACAGATTTTTTTGGTAATGAAGAATTAAGTGATCAGGAAGATAATTTAAACAATGACCAAGACCTCTTGTGTGAAGATGATATTAACATAGAGGATGGACTAAATCTATAG
- a CDS encoding Smr/MutS family protein — protein MQDDDKFDFSLWCSVIKNITPITNNKILPIKKKLVAFNSHNNVNYYLNNKFDFIKEEKLKSYDIDHNTKIKVIKGKYALDDQLDLHGYSLDKAYSILLNFITEHYHVGSRCLLIITGYGNQINTGVIKNNFANWLNSSEIQHMILYYTQATKIHGGKGAFYVLLRRIRTKHK, from the coding sequence ATGCAAGATGATGATAAGTTTGATTTTTCATTGTGGTGCTCTGTTATAAAAAATATAACACCTATTACTAATAATAAAATACTTCCTATTAAGAAGAAATTAGTAGCTTTTAACTCACATAATAATGTTAACTATTATTTAAATAATAAATTTGATTTTATAAAAGAAGAAAAATTAAAGTCCTACGATATCGACCACAACACAAAGATAAAAGTAATTAAAGGCAAATACGCCTTAGATGATCAACTAGACTTACATGGCTATAGCCTAGATAAGGCATATTCAATTTTGCTCAATTTCATTACAGAACATTACCATGTAGGTAGTAGATGCCTTTTGATCATTACTGGTTATGGAAATCAGATAAACACTGGAGTGATAAAAAATAACTTTGCTAATTGGCTAAACAGCAGTGAAATACAACATATGATACTCTACTATACACAAGCAACCAAAATACATGGAGGAAAAGGAGCATTTTATGTGCTCCTTAGGAGAATTAGAACAAAACACAAATAA
- a CDS encoding Bax inhibitor-1/YccA family protein, with product MSFVRDQQNVRSQGVYYNAGLRSYLVKVYNYMAIALGITGIVAFFVASSQAVMSAVYGTPLQWLVVFLPVILVSVMSYKLHSLSFQSTIALFISFSALVGVSLSYIFVVYTAESIARVFFITAAMFGSMALYGNNTKHDLTKLGSFLMMGVIGLIIASLTNLFLGSHPLQFAISLITVVIFTLMTAYDAQRIKDLYYQFNDGSEIATNKLAIMEATSLYFNFINIFLSLLRLFGDRK from the coding sequence ATGTCATTTGTTAGGGATCAACAAAATGTTAGATCACAGGGTGTATACTATAATGCAGGGCTAAGGAGTTATCTCGTTAAGGTTTATAACTATATGGCAATAGCTCTTGGTATTACTGGTATAGTTGCATTTTTTGTAGCTTCTTCTCAAGCTGTAATGTCAGCAGTATATGGTACTCCTTTACAGTGGCTTGTTGTGTTTTTACCAGTTATATTAGTATCTGTTATGTCCTATAAGCTTCATTCACTTAGCTTTCAATCGACAATAGCTCTGTTTATTTCTTTTTCAGCATTGGTGGGTGTGTCTTTATCCTATATATTTGTTGTTTATACGGCTGAGAGCATAGCTAGGGTGTTTTTTATAACAGCAGCAATGTTTGGTTCAATGGCGTTATATGGTAATAATACAAAACACGATTTAACAAAGCTTGGGTCGTTTTTAATGATGGGTGTTATAGGTCTTATTATTGCTTCTTTGACTAATTTGTTTTTAGGTAGTCATCCCCTTCAATTTGCTATTTCACTGATTACAGTAGTAATATTTACTCTCATGACTGCTTATGATGCACAAAGAATAAAAGATTTATATTATCAATTTAATGATGGTTCAGAAATTGCAACTAATAAATTGGCTATAATGGAAGCAACTAGCTTATATTTTAACTTCATTAATATATTCTTAAGTTTGTTAAGATTATTTGGTGATAGGAAATAG
- the pgsA gene encoding CDP-diacylglycerol--glycerol-3-phosphate 3-phosphatidyltransferase, translating into MWNYFKQKLPNLLTLSRVLAIPMMISSFYIESQYTCWITISIFLFACITDFFDGYLARVWDVQSEFGKLFDPIADKLIVISTIIMLIYKQKINDFTVIPSIIIVCREILVSGLREYSTIRIPVSKIGKVKTFFQMIAVIMLITDNYSIVKYIGSICLWIAAITAIWSCYNYIIQGFYQTSSKLK; encoded by the coding sequence ATGTGGAATTATTTTAAACAAAAACTACCTAACTTACTAACACTCTCCCGTGTTTTGGCAATACCTATGATGATATCTAGTTTTTATATTGAAAGCCAGTACACCTGTTGGATAACAATATCAATATTTCTATTTGCATGTATTACTGATTTTTTTGATGGCTATTTAGCACGTGTATGGGATGTACAGTCAGAATTTGGCAAATTATTTGACCCAATAGCTGATAAATTAATAGTTATTTCTACAATAATTATGTTGATCTACAAACAAAAAATAAATGATTTTACCGTGATACCATCGATAATTATAGTTTGCAGGGAAATTTTAGTATCAGGACTGAGGGAGTATTCAACTATTAGAATACCTGTTAGCAAAATTGGAAAAGTAAAAACTTTCTTTCAAATGATAGCTGTGATAATGCTGATTACTGATAATTATTCAATTGTTAAATATATAGGAAGTATATGTTTATGGATTGCAGCAATAACTGCAATATGGTCATGCTATAACTATATTATACAAGGGTTTTATCAAACTAGTAGCAAGCTTAAGTAA
- a CDS encoding zinc ABC transporter substrate-binding protein has product MKHVFLFLLLVLIQSNANSHPPKIIATIKPIHSLVASVTYGVTEPELLIDDVVSIHDYMLKPSNANKLEHSDVIFYVSDQLETFIKNIRRKTLVALSQKVDLLPLRSTCMHTKNVKDFHVWLSPENAKIMVNHISSILSEVDKANSWIYKKNAEETIERIERNAQEIKRELSSSKDQPYIVVHDAYQYFEKYFNLSAPRGILPLGDEASIKISTINKIKRIIKENNIRCIFSEPQEQYVRSSIFTNSVEIKILDPIGNNITPGKEAYFAIMSSIAKNFKACFN; this is encoded by the coding sequence ATGAAACACGTCTTTCTCTTTTTATTACTTGTTTTAATACAATCAAACGCTAACTCTCATCCCCCTAAAATTATTGCAACGATAAAACCAATACATTCCCTTGTTGCTTCTGTCACATATGGGGTTACAGAGCCAGAGCTGCTAATTGATGATGTAGTATCAATACATGATTATATGTTAAAACCTTCAAATGCAAACAAATTAGAGCATAGCGATGTTATATTTTACGTTTCTGATCAGCTAGAAACATTTATAAAAAACATTAGGAGAAAAACACTAGTTGCACTCTCACAAAAAGTAGATCTTCTACCATTAAGATCGACCTGCATGCATACTAAAAATGTAAAAGACTTTCATGTTTGGTTAAGTCCAGAAAACGCAAAAATAATGGTTAATCATATTAGCTCAATACTTAGTGAGGTTGATAAAGCAAATTCTTGGATTTATAAAAAGAATGCTGAAGAAACCATAGAAAGGATAGAAAGAAATGCACAAGAAATTAAAAGAGAGCTAAGCAGCTCAAAGGATCAGCCGTATATTGTAGTGCATGATGCCTATCAATATTTTGAAAAATATTTTAATTTGTCAGCACCAAGAGGAATTCTCCCTTTAGGAGATGAGGCATCAATCAAAATTAGTACTATAAACAAAATAAAAAGAATAATAAAAGAAAATAATATAAGATGTATATTCTCCGAACCACAAGAGCAATATGTAAGAAGCAGCATCTTTACAAATAGTGTTGAGATTAAGATACTTGATCCAATTGGTAATAATATTACTCCAGGAAAAGAAGCATATTTTGCTATTATGAGCAGTATTGCAAAAAATTTTAAAGCATGTTTCAACTAA
- a CDS encoding metal ABC transporter ATP-binding protein, with translation MFHNSLSDIDSSICVDDYVLIVKNLSFSYRNKQVIRNIDMLVKKGEIFTILGPNGGGKTSLVRILVGIHKNYTGCIEYMDNIVISYLPQSFVINNLMPMTVEYFLLYSLLRRKVDIDDIIKDVNIESILDQQLSELSAGQMQLVLLARCLMSSPDLIILDEPVSFMDINAKVKFYDLISKLVKKRSISIIMTSHDLRCALRYSDNVMCINCFVYCQGMPNEIEKDRNFITIFRGYFET, from the coding sequence GTGTTTCATAATAGTTTAAGTGATATCGATAGCTCAATTTGTGTAGATGATTATGTTCTAATTGTAAAGAATCTATCTTTTTCATACAGAAATAAACAAGTAATAAGAAATATCGACATGTTAGTCAAGAAAGGTGAAATCTTTACCATACTTGGTCCTAATGGAGGTGGTAAAACTTCTCTAGTGCGGATACTAGTAGGAATACATAAAAACTATACTGGTTGCATTGAGTATATGGACAATATTGTAATTAGTTACCTCCCACAAAGTTTTGTAATTAACAACTTAATGCCAATGACAGTTGAATATTTTCTTCTATATAGCCTACTAAGAAGGAAAGTAGATATTGATGATATCATTAAGGATGTCAATATTGAGAGCATATTAGACCAGCAGTTATCGGAGCTTTCTGCAGGGCAAATGCAACTTGTATTGCTGGCACGTTGTTTAATGTCCAGTCCTGATTTGATAATTCTAGATGAACCTGTTAGCTTTATGGACATTAATGCAAAAGTAAAGTTTTATGATTTAATTTCTAAATTGGTTAAAAAAAGATCAATATCCATCATCATGACATCTCATGATTTGCGTTGTGCTCTGCGTTATTCTGATAATGTAATGTGCATAAATTGCTTTGTTTATTGCCAAGGGATGCCAAATGAAATTGAAAAAGATAGAAATTTTATCACAATATTTCGTGGTTATTTTGAAACATGA
- the ubiB gene encoding 2-polyprenylphenol 6-hydroxylase: protein MIGSVIRFVNILIVLIRYNLLFCSYTNRSIQNTIKGNKIKTALQKLGPIFIKFGQSLSARVDILGEDITNSLLSLCDKLPPFSYKKVVQIIESEFGCSIDSLFLDFSEKPVAAASIAQVHKAVTKDGKLVAVKVLRPSIEKIFSCDIKMLMWLASLTQKISKNSHRFKPVQLVQTFSEICRLELDLRFEAANASELRENMHSDEEIYIPKVDWSRTSRRVLTLEWVDATPIYEIHKLNDCKQVAENLITLFCNQVYRDCFFHADMHPGNLMVTENNKIVMVDFGIMGRIDRSTSMYVAEIIKGFVKRDYSHVAKIHFQAGYVSEKYSNFITACRAIGEPIVGREIENISFANLLTQLFKITADFNMDIQLELLLLQKTMILVEGICRRLHPSINVWQVVQLWIEKQENQRNRCIEKMKESCLVKTIQEVPQIMKKLNRIADNIIEQQNNSYASSSKTYLFLLLIIIAFVILHLGSFIY, encoded by the coding sequence ATGATCGGAAGTGTTATTCGTTTTGTAAACATACTGATAGTTCTAATCCGCTATAATCTGCTCTTTTGTTCATATACAAACAGATCAATCCAAAACACAATTAAAGGTAATAAGATAAAGACTGCTCTGCAAAAACTTGGTCCAATTTTTATCAAATTTGGGCAATCACTCTCTGCACGGGTTGACATTTTAGGTGAAGATATAACAAATAGTCTGCTGTCTTTGTGTGATAAGCTGCCACCTTTCTCTTATAAGAAAGTTGTTCAAATTATTGAAAGTGAGTTTGGTTGTTCAATTGATAGCCTATTCTTAGATTTTTCCGAAAAACCAGTTGCAGCAGCGTCAATTGCACAAGTTCACAAAGCTGTAACGAAGGACGGTAAACTTGTAGCTGTAAAAGTTTTAAGACCTAGCATTGAAAAAATATTCTCGTGCGATATAAAAATGCTAATGTGGCTTGCAAGCTTGACCCAAAAAATTAGCAAGAATTCACACCGCTTTAAACCCGTACAACTTGTGCAAACGTTTTCTGAAATCTGTCGTTTAGAGCTAGATTTACGTTTTGAAGCGGCAAATGCTTCAGAGCTTAGAGAAAATATGCATAGTGATGAGGAAATTTATATTCCCAAAGTGGATTGGAGTAGAACTTCAAGACGTGTTTTAACTTTAGAGTGGGTAGATGCAACCCCAATATATGAAATTCACAAGTTAAATGACTGCAAACAAGTTGCAGAAAACCTCATAACTTTGTTTTGCAATCAGGTATATAGGGACTGTTTTTTTCACGCAGATATGCACCCTGGCAATTTAATGGTTACTGAAAATAACAAAATTGTCATGGTAGATTTTGGCATAATGGGAAGAATAGATCGTAGCACTTCAATGTATGTTGCAGAAATCATAAAAGGTTTTGTAAAGCGAGATTACAGCCACGTCGCTAAAATCCATTTTCAAGCTGGATATGTTTCAGAAAAGTATAGTAATTTTATTACAGCTTGCAGAGCAATAGGGGAACCCATTGTTGGTAGAGAAATAGAAAACATTTCATTTGCTAATTTACTCACGCAGCTATTTAAAATCACTGCTGACTTCAATATGGATATACAATTAGAACTTCTATTGCTGCAAAAAACTATGATTTTAGTGGAAGGCATATGTCGCAGGTTACATCCAAGTATTAATGTCTGGCAAGTGGTTCAGCTTTGGATAGAAAAACAAGAGAATCAAAGAAATAGATGTATTGAAAAAATGAAAGAATCGTGTTTAGTCAAAACTATACAAGAAGTACCACAGATTATGAAAAAATTAAATAGAATAGCTGATAATATAATTGAACAGCAGAATAACTCATATGCAAGCAGTAGTAAAACTTATCTGTTTTTACTGCTAATAATTATAGCTTTTGTTATTTTGCATCTTGGATCTTTTATATATTGA